The following proteins are co-located in the Triticum aestivum cultivar Chinese Spring chromosome 1A, IWGSC CS RefSeq v2.1, whole genome shotgun sequence genome:
- the LOC123053786 gene encoding uncharacterized protein — translation MGLSPSPSSPEGRWDDLPDDIAIAVASRLQEADVCALGGCSRSWRRACDANFVWEGLFRRRWPATAAAMAAGGAGASRAQGWKALYINNHGRTSVAISRVVEFVESSTHNGSLEAECYLKAMSDLALMKDIGFVNVQFFLLSRNRSAIINLIGLHYSIAYLHILPNEVDKALQACQVAERKVCVSLLKLGRWFYGFRLPDDYESYKNSLSWLTSDDGAKVLVILNRGAVHEVFRLQVSLVGTNN, via the exons ATGGGGCTCTCGCCGTCGCCGTCCTCGCCGGAGGGGAGGTGGGACGACCTTCCCGACGACATAGCCATCGCCGTCGCGTCCCGCCTCCAG GAGGCCGACGTGTGCGCTCTCGGCGGGTGCTCCCGGTCCTGGCGCCGCGCCTGCGACGCCAACTTCGTGTGGGAGGGCCTCTTCCGCCGCCGCTGGCCGGCCACCGCGGCCGCTATGGCGGCCGGAGGGGCAGGGGCTTCCCGTGCGCAG GGATGGAAAGCTCTCTACATCAACAACCATGGAAGAACTTCTGTGGCTATCTCTAGAGTGGTTGAATTTGTGGAGAGCAGCACGCATAACGGTTCGCTTGAAGCTGAATGTTATTTGAAAGCTATGTCTGATTTGGCATTGATGAAGGATATAGGCTTCGTCAATGTCCAGTTTTTCTTGCTTTCAAGAAATCGCAGTGCGATAATAAATCTTATTGGATTGCATTACTCCATTGCATATTTGCATATACTG CCCAATGAGGTGGATAAAGCACTTCAAGCCTGCCAGGTAGCAGAAAGGAAGGTGTGTGTGAGCTTGCTCAAGCTTGGTCGATGGTTCTATGGTTTTAGGTTGCCTGATGACTATGAGTCGTACAAAAACTCACTGAGTTGGCTCACCAGCGACGACGGGGCAAAAGTTCTAGTCATTCTCAACCGTGGTGCTGTCCATGAGGTATTTCGTCTCCAGGTCAGTTTGGTGGGTACAAATAACTGA